The Desulfomicrobium orale DSM 12838 genome includes a window with the following:
- a CDS encoding GIY-YIG nuclease family protein has product MTAWFIYIIRCADGSLYTGITTDVSRRFAEHARSGPRAARYLRGRGPLTLVFWAPAGSRSAALSLERRIKSLPRKHKLALSQGRFSLPAE; this is encoded by the coding sequence GTGACTGCCTGGTTCATTTACATCATCCGCTGCGCCGACGGCAGCCTCTACACGGGCATCACCACCGACGTGTCCAGGCGCTTCGCCGAGCACGCGCGCTCCGGCCCCAGAGCGGCCAGATACCTGCGCGGGCGCGGACCGCTGACCCTTGTCTTTTGGGCTCCGGCCGGATCCAGATCCGCCGCCCTGTCTCTGGAGCGGCGCATCAAATCCCTGCCCAGAAAACACAAACTGGCCCTGTCGCAAGGGCGCTTCAGCCTGCCCGCGGAGTAG